GTCTGCACCTTTGGCAGCGCCAGTTTGCGTGCAGGGGCCGCGTAAGTATCGGTCGTTGACGCCATGTTACCGGCCCTCCGCTTTATCTATGTTGGTCATCACGGTGTAGAACACCCAAGACACCAGCAGGATCACTAGGAAATACATGATCGAGAACGCCGCCGCCGGGCCAAGGTCGAACTGTCCGAGCGCCATTTTCACAAGGTCGATGGACAGGAAGCTGGTCGCTGTGCCGGGGCCGCCGCCGGTCACGACGAAGGGTTCCGTATAAATCATGAAACTGTCCATGAAGCGCAGCAGGATCGCGATCAGCAGCACACCCGCCATTTTCGGCAATTCGATGTAGCGGAACACCTTCCAGCGGCTGGCCTGATCAATCTTGGCGGCTTGATAATAGGCCTGCGGGATGGATTGCAGCCCGGCATAGGCCAGCAGCGCCACCAGCGAGGTCCAATGCCAGACATCCATCGTCACCACGATGATCCAAGCGTGCAGCGCATTGCGGGAATAGTTAAAATCTATGTTCAGCGCATCCAGCACAAAGCCCAGCAGCCCGATATCGCCCCGGCCCATGATCTGCCAGATCGTGCCCACCACGTTCCACGGCACCAGCAGGGGCAGCGCCATCAGCACCAGGCACAGCGACGCCCAGAAGCCCTTTTTCGGCATGGCCAGCGCAATCGCAATTCCAAGTGGCACTTGAATGGCCAGAATGATCCCAGAGAACATCAACTGCCGCCCAAAGGCCGAATGCACCTGCGAAGAGGTCAGAACCTGTTTGAACCAGCCCAACCCTTCCCAGAAAAAGACGTTATTGCCGAATGTGTCCTGAACCGAGTAATTGACCACGGTCATCAGCGGGATCACCGCCGAGAAGGCCACCAGAACCAGAACCGGCAGAACCAGAAACCACGCCTTGTTGTTCTGAACCTTGTCCATCAGACGGCCTCTTTCACGGGGGTGGAAACAGCGTGCAGCGGTGTCACGCGCCAGTCATCGACATAGACATTGATGCGCTCGGGCTGGAATTTCAGCCGGTTGGCATCTGCGGGAATGGGCATCCCTTCGGGCAGGATCGCATTGATCGGTTTGCCCGCGAATTCCGCGCGCAAAATCTGGTGACGGCCCACATCCTCGATGCGTTTGATCGTCACCGGCAGCCCGTCTTCGCCGCTGGCAAGCGTCACAAACTCCGGGCGAATGCCGATCTGCACGCGGCCCGAGAGCGCCTTGTAGCTGCCGCCCAGCGCAACCGGATGGCCCGCGCAATGGGCAAGCTGCCCCGCCACCTCGGCGTCGATCAGGTTCATCCCCGGAGAGCCGATGAAATACCCCACGAAGGTATGTTCCGGCGTATCGAACAGCTCTTCCGGCGTGCCAAGCTGGACCACGCGCCCGTCATGCATGACCACGACCTTGTCGGCAAAGGTCAGCGCTTCGGTCTGATCATGGGTCACATAGATCATTGTGTGCCCGAACTGGTTGTGCAGCGCTTTTAGCTGCGTGCGCAATTCCCATTTCATATGCGGGTCGATCACGGTCAGCGGCTCGTCGAACAGGATGGCGTTCACATCTTCACGCACCATGCCGCGCCCAAGGCTGATTTTCTGTTTCGCATCCGCCGTCAGCCCGCGCGCCTTGCGCTTCAGCACGTCTTCCATGCCGATCATGGCTGCAATCTGCTGCACGCGTTGGGCGATATGGGCCGGGTCCATGCCGCGATTGCGCAGTGGAAAGGCCAGATTGTCGCCCACGGTCATCGTGTCATAGACCACCGGAAACTGGAACACCTGCGCGATATTGCGTTCAACCGTGTCCTGATGCGTCACATCCTTGTCGCCGAACAAAATACGCCCGCGCGACGGCACCAACAGCCCGGATATGATGTTCAACAGCGTGGATTTGCCACAACCAGACGCGCCCAGCAGCGCGTAGGCTTCGCCGTCGTTCCACACATGGTCAAGCTGCTTGAGCGCGAAGTCATCTTCCGATTTCGGGTTGCGCAAATAGGAATGTGCAAGATTGTCGAGCGTGATCTGTACCATGATCCCCCCTCAGGCCGCGTGCGCGAAGCTGGCGGGTGCGACAAGCTCCCCGCTTTCGGCGAAAACATAGACATGCGCGGCATCCAGCCAGACCTCTATCGGCTGGCCGTATTCCAGATGATGCACGCCATGCATCAGCCCCACCCATGGGTCGGCGCCATGGTCCAGATGCACGAAGGTTTCAGACCCGGTGATCTCGGTTACCTTCAACATGCATTTGAAATGCAGCCCCTCATGCCCCCGTGCGTGCAAATGCAGATGGTCGGGCCGGAACCCGGCGCGGTAGCTGCCATCTGGCAGATCGGCCAGCGCCCCCGTGGCCAGCGCCGTCTGCCCCTCGCCAAAGCTGATCTTGCTGCCGGCCTTGGTGATGGTGGTGAAATTCATCGGCG
This genomic window from Roseibaca calidilacus contains:
- a CDS encoding carbohydrate ABC transporter permease, with the translated sequence MDKVQNNKAWFLVLPVLVLVAFSAVIPLMTVVNYSVQDTFGNNVFFWEGLGWFKQVLTSSQVHSAFGRQLMFSGIILAIQVPLGIAIALAMPKKGFWASLCLVLMALPLLVPWNVVGTIWQIMGRGDIGLLGFVLDALNIDFNYSRNALHAWIIVVTMDVWHWTSLVALLAYAGLQSIPQAYYQAAKIDQASRWKVFRYIELPKMAGVLLIAILLRFMDSFMIYTEPFVVTGGGPGTATSFLSIDLVKMALGQFDLGPAAAFSIMYFLVILLVSWVFYTVMTNIDKAEGR
- a CDS encoding ABC transporter ATP-binding protein gives rise to the protein MVQITLDNLAHSYLRNPKSEDDFALKQLDHVWNDGEAYALLGASGCGKSTLLNIISGLLVPSRGRILFGDKDVTHQDTVERNIAQVFQFPVVYDTMTVGDNLAFPLRNRGMDPAHIAQRVQQIAAMIGMEDVLKRKARGLTADAKQKISLGRGMVREDVNAILFDEPLTVIDPHMKWELRTQLKALHNQFGHTMIYVTHDQTEALTFADKVVVMHDGRVVQLGTPEELFDTPEHTFVGYFIGSPGMNLIDAEVAGQLAHCAGHPVALGGSYKALSGRVQIGIRPEFVTLASGEDGLPVTIKRIEDVGRHQILRAEFAGKPINAILPEGMPIPADANRLKFQPERINVYVDDWRVTPLHAVSTPVKEAV